In Equus caballus isolate H_3958 breed thoroughbred chromosome 7, TB-T2T, whole genome shotgun sequence, one DNA window encodes the following:
- the OR8D1 gene encoding olfactory receptor family 8 subfamily D member 1: protein MVTGNHSTTTMFVLVGLTQQPELQLPLFLLFLGIYVVTVVGNVGLILLIAVSSLLHTPMYHFLSSLSIIDLCYSSVITPKMLVNFLGKKNMILYSECMAQLFFFVVFVVAEGYLLTAMAYDRYVAVCSPLLYNVIMSSQVCSLLILVAFILGFLSALTHTSAMMKLSFCKSHIISHYFCDVLPLLNLSCSNTHLNELLLFIIAGFNTLVPTLAVFISYAFIFYSILHIQSSEGRSKAFGTCSSHLMAVGIFFGSITFRYFKPPSSNSLEQEKVSSVFYSTVIPMLNPLIYSLRNKDVKKALRKILVRK, encoded by the coding sequence ATGGTCACAGGAAATCATTCCACAACAACCATGTTTGTCTTAGTGGGTttaacacagcagccagagctccaactgcctctcttcctccttttcctagGAATCTATGTGGTGACGGTGGTTGGGAATGTGGGCTTGATTCTCCTGATTGCAGTAAGCTCTCTgcttcacacccccatgtaccACTTCCTCAGCAGTTTGTCCATCATAGACCTCTGCTATTCCTCTGTCATTACCCCCAAAATGCTGGTGAACTTCCTAGGGAAGAAGAATATGATCCTTTATTCTGAGTGCATGGCacagctctttttttttgtaGTCTTTGTCGTGGCTGAGGGTTACCTCCTGACAGCAATGGCATATGATCGCTATGTTGCTGTCTGTAGTCCCCTGCTTTATAATGTGATCATGTCCTCTCAGGTCTGCTCACTGCTCATACTGGTTGCCTTCATCCTGGGCTTTCTCTCTGCCTTGACCCATACAAGTGCCATGATGAAACTGTCCTTCTGCAAATCCCACATCATCAGCCATTACTTCTGTGATGTCCTTCCTCTCCTCAATCTCTCCTGCTCTAATACACACCTCAATGAGCTTCTGCTTTTTATCATTGCAGGATTTAACACCTTGGTGCCCACTCTAGCTGTCTTCATTTCCTATGCCTTCATCTTCTACAGCATCCTTCACATCCAATCCTCAGAGGGTCGGTCCAAAGCTTTTGGAACTTGTAGCTCTCATCTCATGGCTGTAGGGATCTTCTTTGGGTCTATCACATTCAGGTATTTCAAGCCCCCTTCCAGTAACTCCCTGGAACAGGAGAAGGTATCCTCAGTGTTTTACAGCACGGTAATCCCCATGCTGAACCCTTTAATATACAGTCTGAGGAATAAGGATGTGAAGAAAGCATTGAGAAAGATTTTGGTGAGGAAATGa